The nucleotide sequence TGCGCCGGTCCACCGATCGCCAGGAGCAGTCCATCCCCGACCAGCGCAAGGCCATCGAGCGCTATGCCGCTGAGCATGGCTTCGAGGTGATGAGCTTCTACACCTATTCTCTGGTAAGTCAAGAGCTATCTTGATCTTTCTTGGGATTTGCACAGGGCGTGCGAGAGCCTCGTCCGAGCCCGGGGCGCTGCTTTTCATGCGGCGAGCTTTGTTAGTTGCGACGCATGCTCGCGGAGCGCGCCGTCGGCGGGCGCGGAGGGCGGCTCAGCTTGGCACAGCACTTTGTACAGCCGCCGCGTGCGATGCCGCGCCAGCGCCAGCAAGGCGGTGGTGTTGGCGCGGGGATCGTGGCGCCCGGCGCG is from Armatimonadota bacterium and encodes:
- a CDS encoding recombinase family protein, which produces MSDDAFETYKPAVGYLRRSTDRQEQSIPDQRKAIERYAAEHGFEVMSFYTYSLVSQELS